A DNA window from Ranitomeya imitator isolate aRanImi1 chromosome 2, aRanImi1.pri, whole genome shotgun sequence contains the following coding sequences:
- the LOC138664299 gene encoding uncharacterized protein, whose protein sequence is MSDHLQFTPTQRVLFNWLLSRRFGHPYPVIVDPRRRSRRMWVHPLLTKRLTKGHFHRLYTALREHPDKFYLYCRMSIQTFDRLLEILRPGITFQDTRLRKAISAEERLLLTLRFLSTGLSFAGLHLEFLIGRSTISGIVRLTCRQIWDRLKDLVMPEPKQADWLQIARGFKVNCDFPNCIGAVDGKHIRVRKPPNSGSQFYNYKQFFSVVLLAVVDSNYRFIIVDIGAYGRTGDSRVFNSSIMGRRLGENQLDLPPPQQLPGSTAEALPFFFVGDEAFQLTRHVMRPYPRRNLDHRRRIFNLRLSRARRLVECTFGILVAKWRVLQTAMQLSEATVNEVIKASVILHNYTRIHDCFSDGNDEHMLRSVSSPTPHGPPPRRPLSGIKVRDVLTNYFVSPQGSTPWQDYAVSQL, encoded by the exons atgtctgaccacctgcagttcaccccaacgcagcgtgttttgtttaactggctattgtctcgtcggtttgggcacccataccctgtgattgtggatccgcgaaggaggagcagaagaatgtgggtgcatcctcttctgactaaacgcctcactaaaggccattttcatcggctatatacagctctgcgggaacatccagacaagttttatctgtactgtcgcatgtctatacaaacctttgacagattgttggagatattacgcccaggaataacatttcaggacacaaggctgcgcaaagccatctctgctgaggagcgtcttctcctcacgttacg atttctgtccactggattgtcctttgcaggtctccaccttgaatttttgattggccgctccaccatttctggcattgtgcggttaacctgtcgccaaatatgggatagacttaaggaccttgtgatgcctgagcccaaacaggctgattggctccaaatagcccgtgggttcaaggtcaattgtgacttcccaaactgcattggagcggtggatgggaaacatattagggtacgtaagccgccgaactctggctcccaattctacaactataagcagtttttctctgtagttctgttagctgtagttgacagtaactacaggtttataattgtagatattggggcctatggacgaactggagactctagggtcttcaattcgtctataatgggtcggcggctaggtgaaaaccagttagacctcccaccaccacaacaactcccaggctccactgcagaagcactgccttttttttttgttggagatgaggccttccaactcaccagacacgtcatgaggccttatccccggcgcaacctggaccaccgtcggaggatatttaatttgcgcctttctagggcgcgcagactggtggagtgcacctttggtattctggtggccaaatggcgtgtcctacagactgccatgcagctcagtgaggctacagtcaatgaagtaatcaaagcatctgtaattttgcacaactatacccgcatacatgattgcttctcagatggtaatgatgaacacatgttgcgtagtgtcagtagtccaacaccacatggcccacctccgcgccgtcccctttctggtatcaaagttagggatgttttgaccaattattttgtttctcctcagggttctactccctggcaagattatgctgtttctcagttgtga